The following coding sequences lie in one Leptospira ryugenii genomic window:
- the gltB gene encoding glutamate synthase large subunit encodes MHTERHPYSLPSLGPQAQGMYDPADDKDSCGVGFIANYKGKRSRDIIDKGIRLMCNLEHRGAEGADPKTGDGAGIMINIPDAFFRKTLPFNLPKEGDYAVGFLFLPQNKDTREAIENVIEKIIVDEGEEFLGFRDVPVNKEYAGVVASKTMPVFKQVFIGKKSKKIKTSDEFERKLFLIRRLIDRRIRTEYKLDRSQYYVPSFSSRTIVYKGMLLGDQVKKFYEDLKSPDLTSAFCLTHTRFSTNTFPTWDLAHPYRQIAHNGEINTLRGNMNWMAARQMVMESPLYGDELKRMLPIVMEGQSDTATFDTVLELLVMGGRSLPHAVMMMIPEAWSKNKDMDPDRRAFYEYHATIMEPWDGPAAIAFTDGRIIGATLDRNGLRPARYVVTKQDEIILSSEAGVLNLPPSEVVKQDRLRPGRMLLIDMEKGQILDDEEIKKQISTQKPYRKWVEEKMIRLGSLPDPDFVKQPQHETILERQRAFGYTHEDVFTIIKPMAVNGEEPVGSMGVDSALAVLSEKPQPLFRYFKQNFAQVTNPPIDPIREELVMELTTYIGPEGNLLDETAEHAHRLELEHPILTNEDFEKIKQISEGHFKSKTFEILFEPNKKHDMRNSLDRVCKEAAKAIRENGVNLIILTDHGVSAEKAAIPSLLAVAGLHHFLIREGLRTRAGIVLESGEPREVAHFALLCGYGANAINPYLAFETIADLTQQGLIPEIKEYKDAKKKYIKSIGKGLFKVFSKMGISTLQSYCGAQIFEAVGLDSELVNYYFAGTQSKIEGLSLEMLEEETVRRHKNAYDPRFYPNNLEPGGVHYFRKNGDTHLYTPTTVHKLQQAVQTGNYQTFKEFAQLIDNQHDRLITLRSLFQLDFEGSKEIPLDEVESVKSILKRFQTGAMSHGSISWEAHTTLAIAMNRIGAKSNTGEGGEDPIRFKTLPNGDSMRSAIKQVASARFGVTMEYLTNADDLQIKMAQGAKPGEGGQLPGHKVDDYIGRLRYSTPGVTLISPPPHHDIYSIEDLKQLIFDLKNSNPRARVSVKLVSESGVGTVAAGVAKAHADHILIAGHEGGTGASPISSIHHAGTPWELGLSETHQTLVANGLRDRVYLAVDGKLLTGKDVVVGALLGAEEFGFSTSALVAVGCIMMRKCHLNTCPVGVATQDEFLRSKFTGKPEYVVNFMTFVAEEVREIMAKLGFRTFEEMIGQVEKIKFKRPHHHWKARGLDFTKVLHRPNPIFPTGLYRAKEQNHHLDEQIDNELIRKARAAIDHQQKLEINAPIVNLNRSVGTMLSHEVTKKYGLEGLKEDTIKINFEGTAGQSFGAFITHGMTFKLVGEGNDYVGKGLCGGKLIFETPKSAPYPAEENIIIGNTCFIGATSGHAYINGLAGERFCVRNSGAVVVVEGTGDHGCEYMTGGRAVILGDIGRNFAAGMSGGIAYIWDRKGTAKTMINQEMVELESITDVTEIAEVKSLIENLKLYTGSKRATEILANWDQELPKFIKVIPTDYKKALLKMKNGTDASAQKKEGVGARG; translated from the coding sequence ATGCACACAGAACGACATCCTTACTCTCTCCCAAGCCTTGGACCCCAAGCGCAAGGCATGTACGACCCAGCAGATGATAAAGACTCTTGTGGGGTCGGTTTCATTGCCAATTACAAGGGCAAACGCTCCCGTGACATCATAGACAAAGGTATCCGCCTCATGTGCAATCTAGAGCACAGAGGTGCAGAAGGAGCAGACCCAAAGACTGGAGATGGTGCTGGGATCATGATCAATATCCCCGATGCCTTCTTTCGAAAAACACTGCCATTTAACCTTCCAAAAGAAGGCGACTATGCAGTTGGGTTTCTATTTTTGCCCCAAAACAAAGACACACGAGAGGCCATAGAAAACGTAATCGAGAAAATCATAGTCGATGAAGGTGAAGAATTCTTAGGCTTTCGAGATGTCCCTGTGAATAAAGAGTATGCGGGCGTTGTAGCATCAAAGACCATGCCTGTCTTCAAACAGGTGTTTATCGGAAAAAAATCAAAAAAGATCAAAACCTCTGATGAGTTTGAAAGAAAGCTTTTTCTGATCCGCCGTCTGATAGACAGAAGGATCCGAACAGAATATAAATTGGATAGATCGCAGTATTATGTACCAAGTTTTTCTTCTCGTACGATTGTATACAAAGGAATGTTATTGGGTGACCAGGTCAAAAAATTTTATGAAGACCTAAAATCCCCAGATCTAACTTCTGCATTTTGCCTCACCCACACTCGTTTCTCAACCAACACCTTCCCTACTTGGGATTTGGCGCACCCATATCGCCAAATCGCTCACAATGGGGAAATCAATACGCTCCGGGGCAATATGAACTGGATGGCCGCAAGGCAGATGGTCATGGAATCTCCGTTATATGGAGATGAGCTTAAGAGAATGTTGCCCATCGTCATGGAAGGACAATCGGATACAGCTACTTTCGATACAGTTTTAGAACTACTCGTGATGGGTGGAAGAAGTTTGCCACATGCGGTAATGATGATGATCCCAGAAGCATGGTCAAAGAACAAAGATATGGATCCTGACCGCAGAGCATTCTATGAATACCATGCGACGATTATGGAACCCTGGGACGGCCCAGCAGCCATTGCTTTTACAGATGGTAGAATCATCGGCGCAACTTTGGACAGAAATGGACTAAGACCTGCTCGTTATGTTGTGACCAAACAAGATGAAATCATCCTTTCTTCAGAAGCTGGTGTACTCAACCTACCTCCTTCTGAAGTTGTAAAACAGGATCGTTTGCGACCAGGCCGGATGTTACTCATCGATATGGAAAAAGGCCAAATCCTAGACGACGAAGAAATCAAAAAACAAATTTCTACTCAGAAACCATACCGTAAATGGGTGGAAGAAAAAATGATCCGTTTGGGTTCTTTGCCAGATCCAGATTTCGTAAAACAACCGCAACACGAAACCATCCTAGAAAGGCAAAGAGCCTTTGGCTACACCCATGAAGATGTTTTTACGATCATTAAACCTATGGCTGTCAATGGTGAAGAACCAGTCGGTTCCATGGGTGTTGATTCCGCTTTGGCTGTGCTTAGCGAAAAACCCCAACCCCTCTTCCGCTATTTTAAACAAAATTTTGCGCAGGTGACCAACCCTCCTATCGATCCCATCCGAGAAGAATTGGTGATGGAGCTGACTACCTATATCGGTCCAGAGGGAAATCTTTTAGATGAGACAGCCGAGCACGCGCATCGTTTAGAATTGGAACACCCAATTCTTACCAACGAAGATTTTGAAAAAATCAAACAGATTAGCGAGGGGCATTTCAAATCTAAGACCTTTGAAATTCTATTTGAACCGAACAAAAAGCACGATATGAGAAACTCTCTAGATCGTGTCTGCAAAGAAGCAGCAAAAGCAATCCGTGAAAATGGTGTGAACTTAATCATCCTCACAGACCATGGAGTTTCGGCCGAAAAAGCGGCCATACCTTCACTATTAGCTGTAGCAGGCTTACACCATTTTCTCATCAGAGAAGGATTAAGGACACGTGCTGGCATCGTCCTTGAATCAGGGGAACCCAGAGAAGTCGCTCACTTTGCGTTGTTATGTGGTTACGGAGCAAATGCTATCAACCCTTACCTGGCATTCGAAACGATTGCAGACTTAACTCAACAAGGTCTTATCCCTGAAATCAAAGAGTATAAGGATGCAAAGAAAAAGTACATTAAGTCCATTGGCAAAGGTCTTTTTAAAGTCTTCTCTAAGATGGGAATCTCTACTTTGCAATCGTATTGCGGGGCACAGATCTTTGAGGCGGTAGGACTCGATTCTGAACTAGTGAACTATTACTTTGCTGGTACCCAATCAAAGATTGAAGGTCTATCTCTCGAGATGTTGGAAGAGGAAACTGTTCGCCGCCATAAAAATGCATATGACCCAAGGTTTTATCCCAATAACCTGGAACCAGGCGGAGTCCATTATTTCCGAAAAAATGGAGATACTCACCTATACACACCAACAACCGTACACAAATTACAGCAAGCAGTGCAGACAGGGAATTACCAAACTTTCAAAGAGTTTGCCCAATTGATTGATAACCAACATGATCGATTGATTACACTCAGAAGTTTGTTCCAATTAGATTTTGAGGGTTCAAAGGAAATCCCTTTGGATGAGGTAGAGTCCGTAAAATCAATCTTGAAGCGATTCCAAACAGGAGCTATGAGCCATGGTTCAATCTCTTGGGAAGCCCATACCACACTTGCGATAGCGATGAATAGAATTGGCGCAAAGTCGAACACAGGCGAAGGTGGGGAAGACCCAATCCGTTTCAAAACCCTTCCGAATGGTGATTCTATGCGCTCTGCCATCAAACAGGTAGCCTCTGCTCGTTTTGGTGTTACCATGGAATACCTAACAAATGCTGATGACTTACAAATTAAAATGGCTCAAGGCGCAAAACCAGGAGAAGGTGGTCAGCTCCCAGGCCATAAGGTAGATGATTATATCGGAAGACTTAGATATTCCACTCCAGGTGTGACACTGATCTCTCCACCACCTCACCATGATATTTATTCCATTGAGGATTTGAAACAGTTGATCTTTGATCTAAAAAACTCAAACCCACGCGCAAGGGTTTCTGTAAAACTCGTTTCTGAATCAGGTGTAGGAACTGTGGCGGCGGGAGTAGCAAAAGCTCATGCTGACCATATTTTAATTGCAGGGCATGAAGGTGGAACGGGTGCAAGCCCTATCTCATCCATTCACCATGCTGGTACACCATGGGAGCTTGGTCTTTCGGAAACTCACCAAACTCTCGTTGCCAATGGGCTTCGGGACAGAGTGTACTTAGCAGTTGATGGAAAGCTCTTAACCGGTAAAGACGTTGTCGTTGGAGCATTACTAGGTGCGGAAGAGTTTGGATTCTCTACTTCTGCACTAGTTGCAGTAGGATGTATCATGATGCGTAAATGTCATTTGAATACATGCCCAGTCGGTGTTGCGACTCAGGATGAGTTCCTCAGAAGCAAGTTTACCGGTAAACCAGAGTACGTTGTGAACTTTATGACTTTCGTTGCAGAAGAAGTGAGAGAGATCATGGCAAAACTTGGTTTCCGAACATTTGAAGAGATGATAGGTCAGGTTGAAAAAATTAAGTTCAAACGTCCACACCACCACTGGAAAGCCAGAGGATTGGACTTTACGAAAGTTTTACATAGACCAAACCCAATCTTTCCGACAGGTCTATATCGAGCTAAAGAACAAAACCACCATTTAGATGAGCAGATTGACAATGAACTCATCCGAAAAGCAAGGGCGGCTATTGACCACCAACAAAAGTTAGAAATCAATGCTCCCATAGTGAATTTAAATCGTTCAGTGGGCACTATGCTCTCGCACGAAGTCACAAAGAAATATGGTTTGGAAGGATTAAAGGAAGATACCATAAAGATCAACTTTGAAGGTACAGCAGGCCAATCCTTTGGCGCCTTTATCACTCACGGCATGACCTTTAAGCTAGTTGGCGAGGGCAATGACTATGTTGGGAAAGGACTTTGTGGCGGAAAACTGATCTTTGAAACTCCAAAATCTGCTCCCTACCCTGCCGAAGAAAACATCATCATTGGAAACACCTGCTTCATTGGTGCAACCAGTGGCCATGCCTATATCAATGGCTTGGCGGGGGAAAGATTTTGTGTCAGAAATTCTGGCGCAGTGGTTGTTGTTGAAGGCACAGGCGACCATGGTTGTGAATACATGACAGGTGGACGTGCCGTTATCCTTGGCGATATCGGCAGAAATTTTGCGGCAGGTATGTCCGGAGGAATCGCTTACATTTGGGATCGGAAAGGTACAGCTAAGACAATGATCAACCAGGAAATGGTAGAATTAGAAAGCATAACAGATGTAACTGAGATTGCAGAAGTTAAATCTCTAATTGAAAATTTAAAGCTATACACTGGATCTAAAAGAGCCACTGAGATCCTTGCAAACTGGGACCAAGAGTTGCCAAAATTTATCAAAGTAATTCCAACAGATTACAAAAAAGCATTACTTAAGATGAAAAATGGAACAGATGCTTCCGCACAGAAAAAAGAGGGGGTTGGAGCACGTGGGTAA
- a CDS encoding glutamate synthase subunit beta, translating into MGKPTGFLEFKKEYLQKIAPNERIKNYKEFEKSFPDDTAKQQGARCMDCGIPFCHGDTGCPVDNLIPEFNDFVFKGRWKEAWENLSKTNNFPEFTGRLCPAPCESACTLGIIEPPVSIKAIERTIVDRAWDEGWVIPEPASKKSGKKIAVIGSGPAGLACGQQLARAGHSVTIFEKNDRIGGLLRYGIPDFKMEKRHIDRRMKQMEAEGVIFKTNVNVGKDISTKQLQADFDAIVLACGSEVPRDLPLPGRELKGVHFAMEFLGKNNKYVAGDQLEIISAKDKHVIVIGGGDTGSDCVGTSNRHGAKSITQIELFPEPPKERDSSTPWPLYPKMYRTSTSHEEGVNRKWAISTLGFKGNEKGELTSIYGTEVKEENGKLVPVPGTEFEWPADLVLLAMGFVNPIRDGLLEDLIQEGMELDPRGNVKASFGTKPGSFATSLPKVYACGDVRRGQSLIVWAISEGRKCAEQVHQFLTQEVEV; encoded by the coding sequence GTGGGTAAACCAACAGGATTTTTAGAGTTCAAAAAAGAGTACCTTCAAAAAATCGCACCTAACGAAAGGATCAAAAATTATAAAGAGTTTGAGAAGTCCTTTCCAGACGATACCGCCAAACAGCAAGGTGCACGCTGTATGGATTGTGGCATTCCCTTTTGCCATGGGGATACAGGTTGTCCGGTAGACAACCTCATCCCTGAATTCAATGATTTTGTTTTTAAGGGCAGATGGAAGGAAGCTTGGGAAAATCTTAGCAAAACAAATAACTTTCCTGAATTTACAGGCAGATTATGCCCTGCTCCTTGTGAGTCTGCCTGCACGTTAGGTATCATTGAACCGCCAGTTTCCATCAAAGCAATTGAAAGAACAATTGTTGATCGAGCCTGGGATGAAGGTTGGGTCATACCAGAACCCGCGTCAAAAAAGTCGGGTAAAAAAATTGCAGTGATTGGCTCTGGGCCAGCAGGCCTTGCTTGTGGACAACAATTGGCCAGGGCTGGACATAGTGTTACCATTTTCGAAAAGAATGATAGAATCGGTGGGCTCCTCCGCTATGGTATCCCCGATTTTAAAATGGAAAAACGCCATATTGACCGTCGCATGAAGCAAATGGAGGCAGAAGGAGTTATATTTAAAACCAATGTAAATGTTGGTAAAGATATCTCCACAAAACAGTTGCAAGCTGATTTTGATGCGATTGTTCTTGCCTGCGGTTCCGAAGTCCCTAGAGATCTCCCTCTACCTGGAAGAGAACTTAAAGGTGTTCACTTTGCCATGGAATTCCTTGGCAAAAATAACAAGTATGTTGCAGGCGACCAATTGGAAATCATCTCCGCAAAAGACAAACATGTCATTGTAATCGGTGGTGGCGATACTGGATCGGATTGTGTCGGAACTTCCAACCGACATGGAGCAAAGTCAATCACTCAAATTGAGTTGTTCCCAGAACCACCAAAAGAAAGAGATAGCTCAACGCCTTGGCCATTGTATCCCAAAATGTACAGAACGTCCACATCACACGAAGAAGGTGTAAATCGCAAATGGGCAATCTCTACTTTGGGTTTCAAAGGAAACGAAAAAGGTGAGTTGACCTCTATCTATGGCACAGAGGTAAAAGAGGAGAACGGAAAATTAGTCCCTGTCCCTGGAACTGAGTTCGAGTGGCCGGCCGACCTAGTTCTACTAGCCATGGGATTTGTGAACCCGATCCGCGATGGGCTTCTTGAAGATTTGATTCAGGAAGGGATGGAACTTGACCCAAGAGGGAATGTCAAAGCATCCTTTGGTACAAAGCCTGGTTCCTTTGCCACAAGTTTACCAAAGGTATACGCCTGCGGTGACGTGCGTAGAGGCCAGTCTCTTATCGTTTGGGCAATCTCGGAAGGTAGAAAGTGCGCCGAACAAGTGCACCAGTTTCTCACACAAGAGGTAGAAGTTTAA
- a CDS encoding LA_0442/LA_0875 N-terminal domain-containing protein yields the protein MKSVLRTHIHTPLLFVLLLSVPMFAENVLLKRGGTVKGKIIEQDQNKLKIQKEDGTVATISKSEILKVVYKEHITAAEEEKLRKAEEEKARLQQEKERQKEEERQKKELAEKEKADKENADKKAKEDAEAKKKREAEEKLAQESRKNLTRGGAVWRSAVLPGWGQYRQGRKVVAFVYPTLIAVGLFFTYEENRYYLNAKRDYNNLDNPYTETGYIRAILGAGPVVSAVPADPLFAYTANEISPFKGQRESVEKHYRQMQYIGGATALLYAWNVLDAFLFHPKQSVADLQVPEEKDRFYVKTTMDQLDAVPFSSFFERRFETKTNVGYQFVF from the coding sequence TTGAAATCTGTCCTAAGAACTCATATTCACACCCCCCTTTTGTTTGTATTGCTTCTTTCGGTACCAATGTTTGCCGAAAACGTCCTCCTCAAGCGAGGTGGTACTGTGAAAGGAAAGATCATTGAACAAGACCAGAACAAGCTAAAGATCCAGAAAGAAGATGGAACGGTTGCAACGATCTCCAAATCAGAAATATTAAAAGTTGTCTACAAAGAACATATCACTGCGGCCGAAGAAGAAAAGCTTAGAAAGGCTGAAGAAGAAAAAGCTAGACTTCAGCAAGAAAAAGAAAGACAGAAAGAAGAAGAGCGACAAAAGAAAGAACTCGCAGAAAAGGAAAAGGCCGATAAAGAAAACGCAGATAAAAAAGCAAAAGAAGATGCAGAAGCCAAGAAGAAGCGAGAGGCAGAAGAAAAACTTGCCCAAGAAAGCCGAAAGAACTTAACACGTGGTGGTGCTGTTTGGCGATCAGCGGTTTTGCCTGGTTGGGGTCAGTACCGCCAAGGTAGGAAGGTTGTCGCATTTGTGTATCCGACATTGATTGCCGTCGGACTTTTCTTTACCTACGAAGAAAATCGCTATTATTTAAATGCAAAGCGTGATTATAACAACCTAGACAATCCTTATACAGAGACTGGTTATATCCGTGCCATTTTGGGAGCTGGCCCTGTGGTCAGCGCTGTTCCGGCAGACCCGCTGTTTGCGTACACAGCGAACGAAATATCTCCTTTCAAAGGACAGAGAGAGTCCGTAGAAAAGCACTACCGCCAAATGCAATACATCGGGGGAGCCACTGCCCTACTCTATGCATGGAACGTATTGGACGCTTTCTTGTTCCATCCTAAACAATCTGTAGCTGACCTCCAAGTCCCAGAAGAAAAAGACAGGTTCTATGTTAAAACCACAATGGACCAATTGGATGCAGTGCCATTCTCTTCTTTCTTTGAACGTCGCTTCGAAACAAAAACAAACGTCGGTTACCAATTCGTCTTCTAA
- the ccoN gene encoding cytochrome-c oxidase, cbb3-type subunit I has product MTTEKPQYDDFIVKGFIISALIWGLASMLIGVIIAFQLVYPQLNFELPWISFGRLRPLHTNAAIFGFALSVIFATAYHTVQRLCRIRMWNDKLSIAHLALYNLSIVLAAITLPLGLSQSKEYAELEWPIDLLIVVWYVIFLVNYMATIFKRKEEQMYVAIWFYLASFITVPLLFIVNNIVIPASFLKSYSVYAGLFDANIQWWYGHNAVAFVLTTPFLGLMYYYLPKHIKQPIYSHRLSIIHFWSLIFIYIWAGPHHLLYTPLPDWLQTAGMVFSIMLWMPSWGGMLNGFLTLTQAKDKIKVDATLKMMLAAVTFYGMSTFEGPLLSIRAVSALGHDTDWIIGHVHSGTLGWVGFMSAAALYYLVPRMWNANLYSERLANIHFWLGTLGILLYIISMWVSGITEGTMWRTVGENGELIYKDWIEIVEYLKPYRLFRAIGGTLYLTGIILMVYNFIKTIQSKDSGFVEQDLRIGVRA; this is encoded by the coding sequence TTGACTACAGAAAAACCTCAATATGACGATTTTATCGTGAAAGGGTTTATCATTTCAGCGTTGATCTGGGGCCTCGCATCTATGTTAATCGGTGTGATCATTGCCTTTCAATTGGTTTATCCACAGCTGAATTTTGAACTACCTTGGATTTCCTTTGGTAGATTACGCCCTCTTCATACCAATGCCGCCATCTTTGGCTTCGCTTTAAGTGTAATTTTTGCAACGGCATACCATACAGTACAAAGACTTTGTCGTATCCGTATGTGGAATGATAAACTTTCGATCGCCCATTTGGCATTGTATAATTTATCGATTGTCTTAGCAGCGATCACCTTGCCGCTAGGACTCTCCCAATCAAAGGAATATGCTGAACTTGAATGGCCAATCGATCTACTCATCGTTGTCTGGTATGTAATCTTTTTGGTAAATTATATGGCTACCATCTTCAAAAGAAAAGAAGAGCAGATGTATGTGGCGATTTGGTTCTACCTCGCTTCCTTCATCACAGTTCCTTTGTTGTTCATTGTGAATAACATAGTAATCCCTGCATCCTTCTTAAAATCATACTCGGTATATGCTGGATTATTCGATGCAAATATCCAATGGTGGTATGGTCACAACGCTGTTGCGTTTGTTTTAACCACTCCATTTTTAGGTTTGATGTATTACTATCTACCTAAGCATATCAAACAGCCGATTTATTCTCACAGACTTTCCATCATTCATTTCTGGTCTTTGATCTTCATCTACATTTGGGCAGGTCCTCACCACCTTCTTTACACACCACTCCCAGATTGGTTACAAACAGCCGGGATGGTATTTTCGATCATGCTCTGGATGCCGTCTTGGGGAGGTATGTTGAATGGATTCCTTACCCTTACACAAGCAAAGGATAAGATCAAAGTCGATGCTACGCTTAAGATGATGCTCGCTGCCGTCACTTTCTACGGTATGTCTACGTTCGAAGGACCCTTACTTTCCATTAGAGCTGTTTCAGCTCTTGGCCATGATACAGATTGGATCATTGGACACGTTCACTCGGGAACTCTTGGTTGGGTTGGTTTCATGTCAGCAGCAGCACTTTACTATTTAGTTCCTAGGATGTGGAATGCAAATCTGTATAGTGAGCGACTCGCTAACATCCATTTCTGGTTAGGAACACTTGGTATCCTACTCTATATCATCTCAATGTGGGTTTCTGGAATTACAGAAGGTACAATGTGGCGCACAGTAGGAGAAAATGGTGAGCTAATCTATAAAGATTGGATTGAGATCGTTGAATATTTAAAACCATATAGACTCTTCCGTGCTATTGGGGGAACACTATACCTTACTGGTATCATTCTTATGGTATATAATTTTATAAAGACAATTCAGTCGAAAGACAGTGGTTTTGTGGAACAAGATCTTAGAATTGGAGTGAGGGCATAA
- a CDS encoding cbb3-type cytochrome c oxidase subunit II yields MLGFNKLLDWFSNIADHWDTKGVKFTVYATIAVLIGGLFELIPPFFLTKTVTPISTVKPYNALELAGRDVYQKEGCMSCHTQMVRPFKWEVDRFDPTKKLGRDGYSKGGEFVYDHPFLWGSKRTGPDLAHESLMLRSDEWHKNHLLNPRTLGGVPNSIMPAYPWLFDADNVVDADEIISHMKALAKVGVPYTEADYLKANELLKGKTEGDALVAYLQKLGRDSAELQNTVK; encoded by the coding sequence ATGTTAGGATTTAATAAACTATTAGATTGGTTTTCAAACATTGCAGACCATTGGGACACAAAAGGAGTAAAATTCACGGTTTACGCAACTATAGCGGTCTTGATTGGAGGATTATTTGAACTCATTCCTCCATTCTTCCTGACAAAAACTGTGACTCCGATCTCAACAGTGAAGCCATACAATGCACTAGAGTTAGCTGGAAGAGACGTGTATCAAAAAGAAGGCTGTATGAGCTGCCATACGCAAATGGTGCGACCTTTTAAATGGGAAGTAGACCGCTTTGACCCTACAAAAAAATTAGGTAGAGATGGGTATTCAAAAGGTGGAGAGTTTGTGTATGACCATCCATTTCTATGGGGTTCCAAACGAACAGGCCCAGATTTAGCTCATGAATCTTTGATGCTCAGATCTGATGAGTGGCATAAGAACCATTTACTAAACCCGAGAACTTTGGGTGGGGTTCCCAATTCAATTATGCCTGCTTATCCATGGCTGTTTGATGCGGATAATGTTGTGGATGCCGATGAAATCATCAGCCATATGAAGGCACTTGCGAAAGTAGGAGTTCCCTATACAGAAGCAGATTATCTAAAAGCTAATGAACTTCTGAAAGGCAAAACAGAAGGTGATGCTCTGGTTGCTTATTTACAAAAGTTAGGTCGAGACTCTGCAGAACTTCAGAATACAGTAAAGTAG